One segment of Microbacterium arborescens DNA contains the following:
- a CDS encoding LacI family DNA-binding transcriptional regulator, translating into MAEGDRNVRHVVTLKDVATASGVSISTVSRILDDRTPPSRSATAERVRALAEELGYRRNVFASGLRRGATGTIGVLVPRLTDAVMALMFEAVERAARQRGYFAVVATCGDDGEEERRATETLLDRNVDGLVLATARIDDSLPASLRDRGIPHVLALRTDGVSPASLGDDETGGYLAMRHLLDLGHRDIAVVTGPWFTSSGRDRRSGANRALAEAGVTLPEDRVMAVGYGLDHGMEAAETLLAGPSRPTAIFAANDNLAIGVLSVARSMGLETGKDLSIVGYNDIPLVSRLPVPLSSVRTPFDQIATSALDILLTTDPATPQIVRAMPTLIPRASTAPRR; encoded by the coding sequence ATGGCCGAAGGCGACCGGAACGTCAGGCACGTCGTGACCCTCAAGGACGTCGCGACCGCCTCGGGCGTCAGCATTTCGACCGTGAGTCGCATCCTCGACGACCGCACTCCGCCCTCCCGGTCGGCGACAGCGGAACGCGTTCGCGCTCTCGCAGAGGAGCTCGGCTATCGCCGCAACGTCTTCGCCTCGGGGCTTCGCCGGGGCGCCACGGGCACGATCGGCGTTCTCGTGCCGAGGCTCACCGACGCCGTCATGGCACTCATGTTCGAGGCGGTCGAACGCGCTGCGCGGCAGCGCGGCTACTTCGCCGTCGTCGCGACATGCGGCGACGACGGTGAGGAGGAGCGCCGCGCCACCGAGACCCTGCTCGACCGGAACGTCGACGGTCTCGTGCTCGCGACCGCGCGCATCGACGACTCGCTCCCGGCGTCGCTGCGAGACCGCGGCATCCCGCATGTGCTCGCGCTGCGGACCGACGGGGTCAGCCCGGCCTCACTCGGCGACGACGAGACCGGCGGCTATCTCGCGATGCGGCACCTGCTCGACCTCGGGCACCGCGACATCGCCGTCGTCACCGGCCCCTGGTTCACCTCGAGCGGGCGCGACCGGCGCAGCGGCGCGAACCGCGCTCTCGCCGAGGCCGGCGTGACCCTCCCCGAAGATCGAGTGATGGCGGTCGGCTACGGCCTCGACCACGGGATGGAAGCCGCCGAGACACTGCTGGCCGGCCCCTCTCGTCCCACCGCGATCTTCGCAGCCAACGACAACCTCGCGATCGGCGTGCTCAGCGTCGCGCGATCGATGGGGCTCGAGACGGGGAAGGACCTCTCGATCGTCGGGTACAACGACATCCCGCTCGTGTCACGTCTGCCCGTCCCGCTGAGTTCGGTGCGCACGCCGTTCGATCAGATCGCGACGTCAGCCCTCGACATCCTCCTGACGACCGACCCTGCGACGCCGCAGATCGTCCGCGCGATGCCCACCCTCATTCCGCGCGCCTCGACGGCGCCCCGCCGCTGA
- a CDS encoding YajQ family cyclic di-GMP-binding protein translates to MADSSFDIVSKIDRQEADNALNQARKEVEQRYDFKGTDASIEWSGESILIKANSEERAKAVLDVFQTKLIKRGISLKSLDSGEPTASGREYRIVSTLKEGISSEDAKKISKMIRDEGPKSTKSQIQGDELRVQSKSRDDLQEVQRMLKAADLDVDLQFVNYR, encoded by the coding sequence ATGGCAGATTCCTCGTTCGACATCGTCAGCAAGATCGATCGCCAGGAGGCCGACAACGCGCTGAACCAGGCCCGCAAGGAGGTCGAGCAGCGCTACGACTTCAAGGGCACCGACGCTTCCATCGAATGGTCGGGCGAGTCGATCCTCATCAAGGCGAACTCCGAAGAGCGCGCCAAGGCCGTGCTCGACGTCTTCCAGACGAAGCTCATCAAGCGGGGCATCTCGCTCAAGAGCCTCGATTCGGGCGAGCCCACCGCCTCGGGCCGTGAGTACCGCATCGTCTCGACGCTGAAGGAGGGCATCTCGTCGGAGGATGCCAAGAAGATCAGCAAGATGATCCGCGACGAGGGCCCGAAGTCGACCAAGTCGCAGATCCAGGGCGACGAGCTGCGCGTGCAGTCGAAGTCGCGCGACGACCTGCAGGAAGTGCAGCGGATGCTGAAGGCCGCCGACCTCGACGTCGACCTGCAGTTCGTCAACTACCGCTGA
- a CDS encoding GNAT family N-acetyltransferase — protein sequence MSFVIREPAVGEAAPLAELHVATWREAYAHLLPGGFFDEEHVASRHRMWNQILNDPSPAVTVRVAEQDGRIVGFALVGPSSAEGNEKPVRDTHLYAIYVSAAHHGTGVGQALLDSALGTAPATLWVAKQNPRAIAFYVRNGFDFDGMEKIDPAAPAITDAHMVR from the coding sequence ATGAGCTTCGTGATCCGAGAGCCCGCCGTCGGGGAAGCAGCGCCGCTCGCCGAACTCCACGTCGCCACTTGGCGAGAGGCGTACGCACACCTCCTGCCGGGCGGGTTCTTCGACGAGGAACACGTCGCCTCGCGGCATCGGATGTGGAATCAGATCCTCAACGATCCTTCTCCCGCGGTCACGGTGCGCGTCGCCGAGCAGGACGGTCGCATCGTGGGCTTCGCTCTGGTGGGTCCGAGTTCTGCCGAAGGCAATGAGAAGCCCGTGCGCGACACCCATCTCTACGCGATCTACGTCTCCGCTGCTCATCACGGCACGGGCGTGGGCCAGGCGCTCCTGGACTCGGCGCTCGGGACGGCGCCTGCGACTCTGTGGGTCGCAAAGCAGAATCCGCGAGCGATCGCCTTCTACGTCAGAAACGGGTTCGATTTCGACGGGATGGAGAAGATCGACCCGGCTGCTCCCGCCATCACGGACGCCCATATGGTCCGCTGA